In Nodosilinea sp. PGN35, the genomic stretch GGCCTCGGCCTGGGGCTGGCGATCGTGCGCTATCTGGTCGAGGCCCACGGCGGCACCATTGCCGTCGCCAGCCCTGGCGAGGGGTTGGGCACCACCTTTACGGTGCAGCTGCCGCTGCTGAGCAATCAGCCAAACCGCCATCCCCAGCCTGCCCTCCGCCCGGAGGCCATTGATCTCACCGGGGTGCGGGTAATTGCCCTCGACGACAGTGCCGACGCCCTGACCCTGCTCACCCTGCTGCTGGAGCAGTACGGGGCCGAGGTGCGGGGGCTGGATGATGCGGCGGCGGTGCTGCCCACTCTGGCGACATTTAAACCCCACGTGCTGGTCAGCGACATCGGTATGCCCGACCTGGATGGCTACGAACTGATGACACAGATCCGGGCGCTGCCCCCCGAACTGGGGGGGCAGGTCAGGGCGATCGCCCTGACCGCCTATGTGCGCGACGAAGATGCCCAAAAAGCGATCGACAGCGGCTTTCAGCGCCACCTGCCCAAGCCCATCGAGCCAGAGGCCATTGCCCTGGCGGTGGCCGAGCTGGCCAAGGGTAAATTTCCCGATCAATCCCCAGGGCCGCTACCCTCAGGGGAGCACGGGTAGCCCAATTATCCGAAATCCGAATTCCATACCCCCGATACCCAAGGGGGCAATCTGTAGGGCATTGGCGTAGCCTGGCCGGAGGCCTGACGATTGTTTGCCCTCAACCAGTCGGGGTTAGCCAAGGCGGATTCGGTATCAGTATTAGAAGTGCCAAAAAAGCCGGTGGCTGAGCAAAGTATAGACCACTGGCTTTTTGTACTTAGGCCATGGGATAGGGGAGATGAGCCTCTGGCCTGTCGCCCTACCGGGGCTGGCTGAGGAACCTCAACAATCAGGTTAGGCCCTGGCCGCCTGGTAGCGCCGCTCGATCTCAGGCCAGTTGACCACGTTCCACCAGTTCTCCAGGTACTCGGCGCGCTGGTTTTGGTAGCGCAGGTAGTAGGCGTGCTCCCATACGTCGTTGCCCATGATCGGGTACTGGCCTTCCATGATCGGGCTGTCCTGGTTGGCGGTATCGATGATTTCGAGGTCGCCGTCGCCATTGGTCACCAGCCAGACCCAGCCGCTGCCAAAGCGATCGCTGCCCGCCTCGTTAAACGCGGTTTGGAACTCCTCAAAGCCGCCAAAGGTCTGCTCGATTGCCTGGGCAATTTCTCCGGTGGGTTCACCGCCGCCCTCGGGGCTCATGATCTGCCAGAAAATGGTGTGGTTGAGGTGGCCGCCGCCGTTGTTGCGCACGGCGGTGCGAATCTCTTCGGGGATGGCGTCGAGGTCGCTGAGCAGGGCCTCAACGCTCTGGCCCTGCAGATCGGGGTAGTCAACCAGCGCCTCGTTGAGGTTGTCCACGTAGGTGGCGTGGTGGCGATCGTGGTGGATCTCCATGGTTTCGGCGTCGATGGCCGCCTCCAGAGCCCCATAGTCGTAGGGCAGGGGCGGTAGCTCTGCCGGGGTCGCCAGAGTGCGATCGGGGTAGGCCACGGGCACCACCTCAGCGGGGGTCGCCTCCGGTGTTGTCTGGGCCTGGGGCACCCCCTGACAGGCCAGCAGCAGCAGACAGGCCGCGACGCCAGACAGGAGATATTTCGTGAAACGGTTCAGACGTGTCATTTAGTTGACCTCGAGGTGGGATGAGTGGGGGAGTGGAGGGTGGGGATGGGAGATGGGTTATCGTAGGCGGGGGCGATCGCCGGGGGGGGCGGTTTTGCGAAACAGCCCCAGGGGCGGGGCCAGGGCCAGCCCGACCACAAAGCCCCCGGCGTGGGCCCAGTAGGCCACTCCCCCTGTGTCTACGCTGGTGGTGGCTTGCAGGCTGGCAAAGCCATAGAGGGTCTGCTGAAAGAACCAGAACCCCAGAAAAAACACGGCGGGAATGCGAAAGGTGGTGATGAAAATGCCCAGGGGAATCAGGGTCAAAATGCGGGCCTTGGGAAAGCGCAAAATGTAGGCCCCCAGCACCCCGGCGATCGCCCCGCTGGCCCCCACCATGGGAATGTCAGACTGCATCGAAAGCGCCCACTGGGCCAGCCCCGCCAGGGCACCGCAGGCCAGGTAAAAAAACAAGAACGAGGCCCGACCCAGTTTTTCTTCGATGTTGTTGCCAAACACCCAGAGAAACAGCATGTTGCCGCCCAAATGCAGAAACCCCCCGTGGAGAAACTGGGACGTAATCAGGGTCAACAGCTGCGTTCCCATCACCCAGGCACTGCCGCTCTGAAAGCTGGCGGTGAGCTGGCTTGGAACGATCGCAAAGGTCTGAAAAAAGCCCTGAAGCTGGCTTGGCGGCAGCGT encodes the following:
- a CDS encoding superoxide dismutase, with translation MTRLNRFTKYLLSGVAACLLLLACQGVPQAQTTPEATPAEVVPVAYPDRTLATPAELPPLPYDYGALEAAIDAETMEIHHDRHHATYVDNLNEALVDYPDLQGQSVEALLSDLDAIPEEIRTAVRNNGGGHLNHTIFWQIMSPEGGGEPTGEIAQAIEQTFGGFEEFQTAFNEAGSDRFGSGWVWLVTNGDGDLEIIDTANQDSPIMEGQYPIMGNDVWEHAYYLRYQNQRAEYLENWWNVVNWPEIERRYQAARA
- a CDS encoding rhomboid family intramembrane serine protease; the protein is MVPLHDNNPTKITPWVNYGLIAINVLVFVYALTLPPSQLQGFFQTFAIVPSQLTASFQSGSAWVMGTQLLTLITSQFLHGGFLHLGGNMLFLWVFGNNIEEKLGRASFLFFYLACGALAGLAQWALSMQSDIPMVGASGAIAGVLGAYILRFPKARILTLIPLGIFITTFRIPAVFFLGFWFFQQTLYGFASLQATTSVDTGGVAYWAHAGGFVVGLALAPPLGLFRKTAPPGDRPRLR